DNA sequence from the Desulfobaccales bacterium genome:
CGGGGATTGCTGGGAAAGTATTCCAGCTCCACTTCCGGCAGCGGTATTTCTATACGGTCTGCCACCTGGATAGCCAGTGGTTGGTAATCGGCAAAGAATTCTCTGATCCGCCTCAAGGTCGCCTCGTCCTGAGGGTCCCCCAGCGAGACCGGTTGGAGCGGGCGGAGAAATTGGTCCGGCCGCACCAGGTCGTCCATGATCCTCCGGGTCTGGCGAATACGGGCGGAAGCCACGGTTATACCAGGCTCCGGGCTGCGGTAGCGCACGACGGCCGAATCCACAGACTCCAGACCCAACTCAAAATAATTGGCTAACTCCTGCCGTGACCCCGACCGATCATGCCCGCAGATGAGCAGGGTTTGAATCTGGGGATTATACAAAAGGTTCCGCAGCATTTCCCGCAGGCCGTTGCCGTAGAGGGTGCCGAAGACCGCGATGGGGCTGGTAGCCGGGTCCAGGAGGTCCTCCCTGGCTTCCCGGAAGCGCTCGATGACATAATCCGGTTTGGACCACAGGGTCACCACGCCGATGGTCCCGTGGGGATTAATGATCTTGAGGCGGTCGCCGAAATGCAGGGGGATGAATTCCATGTATTTCTTTTATACCAAAATCCACGGCTAAAAAGAGCCAAAATAATATTAGGTCGCGCTGAATCTGCGGATGAGCGAAACCGCCCGCGGCCGATGGAACCTACGCCACATTTTGATGGGAATGGCGTTAAGGCTGACTCTCGCGGGGGCTTTCCCTAGGGCCGTTTTTAAAAATATTTCCCCGTGGGCGCAAAAGTGATATGATTCTACCCTGAAAGAAACTATGGTCAGCAACCTTGCCGGATGGCCGGAAAATGGTTAACAGTAAAACATGTAGAGTCATATTCTAAGCGAGTCTTATTAATTTCCTTGCGGCACACCGAGGATTAACAAGGGAGGGGCAGCGATGATGGCGTTTAAAGAACGGATGTATCTCCGGAGTTTTCAGGAGATCAGCAAGATCCTGAGCTCCACCCTGGCAGTGGACGAGGTGTTGGATCACATCGTGCGGCAGATCACTGAAGTCATGAATTTAAAAGGAGCTACGATCCGCCTGGTCAACCCCAAGACTAACCGGTTGGAGCTGGCCGCAGCTCATGGGTTGAGCGAGCGTTACCTCAGCAAGGGGCCTGTGGACGTGGACAAGAGTGTCACCGAGGCCTTAAGTGGCCGGCCGGTGGCCATTTATGACGCATTCACTGATCCTCGGATGCAGTATCCCGCGGAGGCCAAGGAAGAAGGGATCGCCACCCTGGTGGCCGTCCCCATGGTGTCCAAAGGCAAGGTTATCGGCGTCATGCGCCTGGTGACCGCGGAACCCCGGGAGTTCACCATGGAGGAAGTGGATTTTGCCTGCGCCGTGGCGGAACTTGGGGCCCAGGCTATCAGCAACGCCAAGATGTATGAAGCCCGCACCCGGGAACTTAACTTCCTCAAGGGCCTCCTTGAGGTCTCCAAGGCGGTCAACTCAGCCCTGGACGTGAAAAAGGTCCTCAATCTCCTGGTGAAAACGGTCACCACGGCCCTGGACATCAAAGGCGCCGGGGTGCGCCTGCTGGATGAAACCCGGCAGCAGATGCAACTGGTGGCCTCATACGGCCTGAGTGACCGCTACATCACCAAAGGGCCGGTGGGCACCGATAAATCCATCACGGACGCCATGATGGGCAAGGCGGTCTCCATTTACGATTTGCACGACGACCCCCGGGCTACCTACGTCAAGGAATCGGTGGAGGAAGGCATCAAATCCATCCTTTCGGTACCCATCAACCTCAAAGGCACCGTCATCGGGGTCATGCGTATCTATACCAGCGAACCCCAAGATTTCAGCGATGATGAAATTACCTTCATCTCCTCCCTGGCGGAGCAGGCGGCCCTGGCCATGGAAAACGCCCGCCTCTACCAGAAACTCAAGGGCGAATACGAGGAGTTGATGGGCGATCTTTACCGCTTCACGGGCTTTACCCGGTTTTAGCTGAGGGTGCGGCAGGCTTGTTCCCTCCTTTTGGCAAAGGGGGGCTAGGGGGATTTTATAACCATCTGAAAATCCCCCTAAATCCCCCTTTTCCAAAGGGGGACTTTAACCGCCATTTTGCATTTTAAGCATTGCCTGATAGAACTCGATGATCAATCTTGCTGCCACCATCAAGCCTGTAAGCCCGGGGGGGAATTAGCTTGTTCCGTCGCCGCCCCATTTATCTTACCCTTTTATCCTGAGGGGAAAAAATGTCTCACTACTACGAAGAAAATGACCTGGAGAGGTTTGGCGAGATCGGCAAATATCGCCCCGAGCTCTATGATATCTTCATGAACTACTACCAGGGGGTCATGAGCGCCGGGGCACTGACAACCAGGGAAAAGGCCCTCATTGCCCTGGCGGTGGCCCACGCGGTCCAATGCCCCTACTGCATCGACGCCTACACCCGGGGGTCCCTGGAAGCCGGCTCCAATATGGAGGAGATGACCGAAGCCATCCACGTGGCCGCAGCCATCAGGGGGGGCGCCACCCTGATCCACGGCATCCAGGCCCACAATGCCGCCGCCAAAATCACTTTGTAAGGAATCAGACCTGTGCTCCCTTTTGCCCGAAAGTTGGAGGATCTGGGTTACTCCGGCCTGAAGGCCGAAAGCGTCAGCATCCTCCAGGTCAACCTGGGGTGGCGCTGCAACCAGGCTTGCAAGCACTGTCACCTGCTGGCCGGACCCGACCGCCTGGAACAGATGGAAAGGGACACCATCGATGAGGTCATCCGGGTGGTGGAGCGCTGGT
Encoded proteins:
- a CDS encoding GAF domain-containing protein translates to MMAFKERMYLRSFQEISKILSSTLAVDEVLDHIVRQITEVMNLKGATIRLVNPKTNRLELAAAHGLSERYLSKGPVDVDKSVTEALSGRPVAIYDAFTDPRMQYPAEAKEEGIATLVAVPMVSKGKVIGVMRLVTAEPREFTMEEVDFACAVAELGAQAISNAKMYEARTRELNFLKGLLEVSKAVNSALDVKKVLNLLVKTVTTALDIKGAGVRLLDETRQQMQLVASYGLSDRYITKGPVGTDKSITDAMMGKAVSIYDLHDDPRATYVKESVEEGIKSILSVPINLKGTVIGVMRIYTSEPQDFSDDEITFISSLAEQAALAMENARLYQKLKGEYEELMGDLYRFTGFTRF
- a CDS encoding arsenosugar biosynthesis-associated peroxidase-like protein, whose amino-acid sequence is MSHYYEENDLERFGEIGKYRPELYDIFMNYYQGVMSAGALTTREKALIALAVAHAVQCPYCIDAYTRGSLEAGSNMEEMTEAIHVAAAIRGGATLIHGIQAHNAAAKITL